In Geitlerinema sp. PCC 9228, one DNA window encodes the following:
- a CDS encoding lipase family protein has translation MESFTFDAHTTTYSPINALWLAKASQLAYQKEPTIQQQVKQWGFAKFFFIGDDATGAEAWIAGKEDIIFVVFRGTDEAEDWRTNTRLAQTLWKTRQGEESPYYPSGMVHRGFAAALDRIWYPISERVNWFRDQNQTLWVSGHSLGGALASLSLARFREENIDVRGAYTFGQPRVFNRRFAKQLDADFQSKYFRFVNNNDVICRVPFLFNYAHGGTLRYFNAQGQLLENMPWWQRAFDRVYGRFLDLGEPGTDGFKDHDIELYIQNLKKNL, from the coding sequence ATGGAATCTTTTACCTTTGACGCCCATACCACTACCTACAGTCCCATCAATGCCCTCTGGCTGGCCAAAGCTTCCCAACTGGCTTACCAAAAAGAACCAACCATTCAACAACAAGTAAAACAATGGGGATTTGCTAAATTCTTCTTTATCGGAGATGACGCCACCGGTGCAGAAGCTTGGATTGCCGGTAAAGAAGACATTATTTTTGTGGTATTCCGCGGCACCGACGAGGCGGAAGATTGGCGAACCAACACCCGTTTGGCGCAAACCTTATGGAAAACGCGCCAGGGAGAAGAATCGCCGTACTATCCCAGCGGTATGGTACATCGGGGATTTGCGGCGGCATTGGACCGCATTTGGTATCCCATTTCCGAGCGGGTCAATTGGTTTCGCGACCAAAACCAGACGCTTTGGGTGAGCGGTCACAGCTTGGGTGGGGCGTTGGCTAGCTTGTCGCTGGCAAGATTTCGCGAAGAAAATATCGATGTGCGGGGGGCGTATACCTTCGGGCAACCGCGCGTCTTTAACCGCCGATTTGCCAAACAATTGGATGCCGATTTTCAATCCAAGTATTTTCGTTTTGTCAACAACAACGATGTCATTTGCCGGGTACCTTTTCTCTTCAACTACGCCCATGGGGGAACGCTGCGCTACTTTAACGCCCAAGGGCAGTTGCTAGAGAACATGCCTTGGTGGCAGCGGGCTTTCGATCGGGTGTACGGTCGCTTTTTGGATTTGGGAGAACCGGGAACGGATGGTTTTAAGGACCACGACATTGAGTTGTATATCCAAAATCTGAAAAAAAACCTGTAG
- a CDS encoding ADP-ribosylglycohydrolase family protein produces MPKSLVSRFSGTFLAAAIGDQFGRQGGSPGAVPGKEDAAAPLAGGREVMALVRQLVAQPGWHPPSDRCHSPLAAVVLGLWFHDDERRLIAAIPEALESGIEGLVVGWAIAKILQGNLAPTIFLGELEQALATWQPEASLPPTFKVLGKALQKQDSLEQARRRLAKNSPSQSTAVSMALFCFLSTPDFPALSIRRAIHAHHEAALVGALTGAFCGAYNGTAPLPVGWEMALRETPLEQRWGVDSPRALQSWGRRLLAVWGGASPARAATMVPLSSEEASSDGPPTATFPTVAAAGQLRF; encoded by the coding sequence ATGCCCAAATCCCTAGTCAGTCGATTTTCAGGAACCTTCTTGGCAGCGGCGATCGGAGACCAATTCGGCCGCCAAGGAGGTTCCCCTGGCGCCGTACCTGGAAAAGAAGATGCGGCCGCCCCGTTGGCAGGCGGTCGGGAAGTGATGGCGCTGGTTCGCCAGCTGGTCGCCCAGCCAGGATGGCATCCACCGAGCGATCGCTGCCATTCTCCCCTAGCTGCAGTGGTTTTGGGATTGTGGTTCCACGACGACGAGCGCCGTTTGATCGCCGCCATTCCCGAGGCACTGGAGAGCGGTATTGAGGGTCTAGTGGTGGGATGGGCGATCGCCAAAATCCTACAAGGCAACCTGGCACCCACCATCTTTTTGGGAGAACTGGAACAGGCACTGGCTACCTGGCAACCAGAAGCGTCGCTGCCACCAACTTTCAAAGTCCTAGGGAAAGCATTGCAAAAGCAAGACTCCCTAGAACAAGCTCGCAGGCGTCTTGCCAAAAACAGCCCTTCTCAAAGCACAGCCGTCTCCATGGCACTGTTTTGTTTTCTCAGTACGCCAGATTTTCCCGCTCTATCCATTCGCCGCGCCATCCACGCCCACCACGAAGCTGCCCTGGTAGGGGCACTAACAGGAGCTTTCTGTGGGGCTTACAACGGTACAGCCCCATTGCCCGTAGGATGGGAAATGGCTTTGCGAGAAACCCCTCTAGAGCAACGATGGGGGGTAGATTCCCCAAGAGCATTGCAAAGCTGGGGGAGGCGTCTGCTGGCGGTTTGGGGTGGTGCTTCCCCCGCTCGTGCGGCCACCATGGTCCCTTTGTCTTCTGAGGAGGCAAGCAGCGATGGTCCCCCTACTGCCACATTTCCCACGGTAGCCGCTGCCGGGCAGTTGCGTTTTTAG
- a CDS encoding HDIG domain-containing metalloprotein yields the protein MKTPIWQIRQLAKWPSIAAKIVGLSYLASSQHSSPQERPVFSSKKATSAVEKNQSPTKGKKGKSQANSGHQIPLHKRRQHTGSSDTTPNRGGHLSPKSRRRQSQRLGSPVFAFLAIACLTGAIGHRFYNQPKLGVGTEAPRTIVAPESAQVVDKATTEDRRRAARFGAFPALTIDTTVNEQIRKDLNRLLEQAKQLRDIAGSLPYVSTTVLSLETQRYLRSASGWEWNQILKSLPPAASEPAAPQTEEAPNRQPPTTSPKDEEALVNDLRERAVTGLYRGLSNILGSARDGAVEPLREQSQIALEALKNAHQQRSPAEFRALLEDIEQARQRYFRALSALSPNTSTGIPSIYDARLLELSDKTWEKTQQQIEQTATEILTQGIPPGLPDRILRETVQMQVQQWASSPAAEIASKILLQVLQPNLVKDEEQTRLRAEQAAQAVEPVVVSVREGETIVEAGETITEADFVLLDRFNLTQRGINWNGLLGLGGVVAAAVGVYLLVERKFYRRARRRDRFLILILSLSAPLLGSIAPSFLSLPAIGLLVGSFYGSTLGATVVALLTAVLPIGLEIDVSYLLAAAAGGLVGSIAAGKMRSREELALLGLGVGVAQGGVYLVGALIASATAETVWYTLGTTSAMYGLAGLAWSVVAMGVSPYLEHLFDLVTPIRLAELANPNRPMLKRLAAQAPGTFQHTLFVATLAEAAAKALGANVELVRAGTLYHDIGKMHDPQGFIENQMGGPNKHDRINDPWKSADIIKKHVSEGLVMATRCRLPKAIREFIPEHQGTMLIAYFYHQALQRAKEDSSLEVNEADFRYPGPIPQSRETGIVMLADSCEAALRSLEDATPEEALTMVKKIIRARWQDNQLIDSGLTRDELSKIAEIFVQVWQQFHHKRIAYPKAALAAKK from the coding sequence ATGAAAACTCCGATTTGGCAAATCAGGCAGCTAGCAAAATGGCCGAGCATCGCTGCCAAAATTGTAGGCTTGTCCTACTTGGCAAGCTCCCAGCATTCATCGCCACAAGAGCGCCCTGTTTTTTCGTCGAAAAAAGCCACCTCGGCGGTCGAGAAAAACCAATCCCCGACCAAAGGAAAGAAAGGGAAGTCACAGGCCAATTCGGGGCATCAAATCCCCCTACACAAGCGCCGCCAGCATACGGGGAGCTCCGATACGACGCCCAATCGTGGGGGGCATTTGTCTCCCAAATCCAGACGCCGCCAATCGCAGCGGCTCGGTTCGCCGGTATTTGCATTTCTCGCGATCGCTTGTTTGACCGGAGCCATTGGGCATCGTTTTTACAACCAACCCAAACTCGGTGTCGGTACAGAGGCACCGCGGACCATCGTGGCACCAGAATCCGCTCAAGTGGTGGATAAAGCCACCACCGAAGACCGCCGTAGAGCTGCGCGCTTTGGTGCGTTTCCCGCCCTCACCATCGATACCACCGTTAACGAACAAATCCGCAAAGACCTCAACCGCCTGCTAGAGCAAGCCAAGCAGCTACGAGATATTGCCGGCTCTCTACCTTACGTTTCCACGACCGTCCTGTCTTTGGAAACACAACGGTATTTGCGTTCTGCCAGTGGCTGGGAGTGGAACCAAATTCTCAAATCGCTGCCCCCCGCCGCTAGCGAACCGGCAGCACCACAGACCGAGGAAGCCCCCAACCGCCAACCGCCCACAACTTCTCCCAAAGACGAGGAGGCATTGGTCAACGACTTGCGAGAGCGAGCCGTCACCGGTTTGTATCGCGGTTTAAGTAATATATTGGGCAGTGCCAGGGATGGGGCTGTGGAACCGCTGCGGGAACAGTCGCAAATCGCCCTAGAAGCCCTCAAAAACGCCCACCAACAGCGATCGCCCGCCGAGTTTCGTGCCCTGCTCGAAGACATCGAACAAGCGCGGCAGAGATATTTTCGCGCCCTGAGCGCCCTTTCTCCCAACACCAGTACGGGCATCCCCAGCATTTACGATGCCCGCTTGTTAGAACTTTCTGACAAAACCTGGGAAAAAACCCAGCAGCAAATCGAACAAACCGCCACCGAGATTCTCACCCAAGGCATCCCCCCAGGCTTGCCCGACCGGATTTTGCGGGAAACTGTCCAAATGCAGGTGCAACAGTGGGCTTCTTCCCCCGCTGCCGAAATCGCCAGCAAAATTTTGCTGCAAGTTTTGCAACCCAACCTGGTCAAAGACGAAGAACAAACCCGACTGCGCGCCGAACAAGCCGCTCAAGCTGTGGAGCCGGTGGTGGTTTCAGTTCGCGAAGGGGAGACGATTGTAGAAGCGGGAGAAACCATCACCGAGGCAGATTTTGTGCTGCTGGACCGCTTTAATCTTACCCAACGGGGCATCAACTGGAACGGCTTGTTGGGATTGGGCGGTGTGGTTGCTGCTGCCGTGGGCGTTTACCTGCTGGTAGAGCGTAAATTCTACCGCCGCGCCCGCCGCCGCGATCGCTTTTTAATCTTAATTTTAAGTTTGAGCGCCCCCTTGTTGGGAAGCATTGCCCCTTCCTTTTTAAGCTTGCCCGCCATTGGTCTGCTTGTGGGTAGCTTCTACGGTTCCACCCTCGGTGCCACCGTAGTGGCTCTGCTCACTGCCGTGTTGCCCATTGGATTGGAAATCGATGTTAGCTACTTGCTAGCTGCTGCTGCTGGCGGTCTGGTGGGGTCCATTGCTGCCGGCAAAATGCGATCGCGCGAAGAACTGGCCCTGCTAGGCTTGGGAGTAGGCGTTGCCCAAGGAGGTGTCTACCTCGTGGGTGCCCTCATTGCCAGTGCCACCGCCGAAACCGTTTGGTACACCCTCGGAACCACCTCTGCCATGTACGGCTTGGCTGGCTTGGCTTGGAGCGTTGTTGCCATGGGGGTTAGCCCCTACCTAGAACACCTGTTCGACCTGGTTACCCCCATTCGTCTGGCAGAATTAGCCAACCCCAACCGCCCCATGTTGAAACGCCTGGCAGCCCAAGCACCAGGAACCTTTCAGCATACCCTCTTCGTAGCTACCCTGGCAGAAGCCGCCGCCAAAGCCCTCGGTGCCAACGTCGAATTGGTACGAGCTGGCACCCTCTACCATGACATCGGCAAAATGCACGACCCCCAAGGCTTCATTGAAAATCAAATGGGCGGTCCCAACAAACACGATCGAATCAACGACCCTTGGAAGAGTGCCGACATTATCAAAAAACACGTCAGCGAAGGTTTGGTTATGGCCACCCGCTGCCGCCTGCCCAAAGCCATTCGCGAATTCATTCCCGAACACCAAGGCACCATGCTGATTGCCTATTTCTACCACCAAGCCTTGCAACGTGCCAAAGAAGACTCTTCCCTGGAAGTCAACGAAGCGGATTTTCGCTATCCGGGGCCCATTCCCCAATCTCGGGAAACTGGTATTGTGATGCTGGCTGACTCCTGCGAAGCAGCCTTGCGTTCCTTAGAAGATGCTACGCCAGAAGAAGCCCTCACCATGGTGAAAAAGATTATTCGCGCTCGTTGGCAGGACAATCAGTTAATTGACTCCGGCTTGACCCGCGACGAACTGAGCAAAATTGCAGAAATTTTCGTTCAAGTTTGGCAGCAGTTCCACCACAAACGCATTGCGTATCCCAAAGCTGCTTTAGCCGCGAAAAAATAG
- a CDS encoding aldo/keto reductase yields MQYRRFGRTELAMPVFSCGGMRYQYSWKDTPEREIPADNQNNLAATIHRSLEVGINHIETARGYGTSEVQLGKILPQLPREELIVQTKVPPKANPAEFQETFEQCLRYLNLDYVDLLGIHGINTYELLAETVRPGGCLDCVRQWQAQGKVRFVGFSTHGPTDVILKAIATDQFDYLNLHWYYINQANWPAIEAARQHDMGVFIISPSDKGGKLYQAPQKLVDLCHPLSPMVFNDLFCLSHPQVHTLSLGAAKPSDFDEHMQTLPLLEKADQVLAPILERLHQAEIEALGEDWVKTWHVNLPSYDQTPGNVNIPVILWLRNLAIAYDMVDYARMRYNLLGKASHWFPGQKADRVRELDLRDCLAASPHADKIPELLVEADQMLGGEAVQRLSRS; encoded by the coding sequence ATGCAATACCGACGATTTGGACGCACGGAACTTGCCATGCCCGTCTTTTCCTGCGGCGGGATGCGCTATCAATATTCCTGGAAAGATACTCCAGAACGGGAGATTCCAGCAGACAATCAAAATAATTTAGCCGCCACCATTCATCGTTCTCTGGAAGTAGGCATCAACCACATCGAAACAGCGAGGGGATACGGCACCTCGGAGGTGCAACTGGGTAAGATTTTGCCGCAACTTCCCCGCGAAGAACTGATTGTACAAACCAAAGTTCCTCCCAAAGCAAATCCGGCAGAGTTTCAAGAAACCTTCGAGCAATGCCTGCGGTATTTAAATTTGGATTATGTAGATTTGCTGGGGATTCACGGCATCAATACTTACGAATTGTTGGCAGAAACCGTGCGACCTGGCGGTTGTTTGGATTGCGTGCGCCAATGGCAGGCACAGGGAAAAGTACGATTTGTGGGATTTTCCACCCACGGACCGACCGATGTTATCCTCAAAGCGATCGCGACCGACCAATTCGACTACCTTAACCTGCACTGGTACTACATCAACCAAGCCAACTGGCCAGCCATTGAAGCTGCCAGGCAGCACGACATGGGGGTTTTTATTATCAGCCCTTCCGATAAAGGGGGCAAATTGTACCAGGCACCGCAGAAACTGGTAGACTTGTGCCATCCCCTATCTCCCATGGTATTCAACGATTTGTTTTGCCTGAGCCATCCCCAGGTGCATACCCTAAGTTTGGGTGCCGCCAAACCCAGCGATTTTGACGAACACATGCAAACTTTGCCATTGCTGGAGAAAGCCGACCAAGTGCTAGCCCCCATTTTAGAACGGTTGCATCAGGCAGAAATCGAAGCATTGGGAGAAGATTGGGTGAAAACCTGGCACGTCAACTTGCCCAGCTACGACCAAACGCCGGGAAATGTTAATATTCCTGTCATTTTGTGGCTGCGGAACTTAGCGATCGCCTACGATATGGTGGATTATGCCCGCATGCGCTACAACCTGCTCGGGAAGGCCAGCCATTGGTTCCCCGGACAGAAAGCCGACCGAGTGCGCGAACTGGATTTAAGGGATTGTTTGGCTGCCAGTCCCCACGCCGATAAAATTCCCGAACTGTTGGTCGAAGCCGACCAAATGCTAGGTGGAGAAGCCGTGCAACGTCTTTCCCGAAGCTAA
- the aroQ gene encoding type II 3-dehydroquinate dehydratase → MLKVFVLHGPNLNLLGKREPGVYGHVTLEQIDEWLKQEAQQLQIQLEILQSNHEGILVDAIQGAKGQYQGILINPGAYTHTSVAIRDAIAAVDLPTVEVHLSNIYRREAFRHHSYIAPVAIGQISGLGTDSYLLGLQALANYLRRSPS, encoded by the coding sequence TTGCTGAAAGTTTTCGTACTGCACGGTCCTAACTTAAACCTCCTGGGAAAACGCGAACCAGGTGTATACGGTCATGTGACTTTAGAACAGATCGACGAGTGGTTGAAGCAAGAGGCGCAGCAGCTTCAGATACAGCTAGAAATTTTGCAATCCAATCATGAAGGGATCTTAGTCGATGCCATTCAAGGGGCAAAGGGTCAGTACCAGGGAATTTTAATCAACCCTGGTGCCTACACCCATACCAGCGTAGCCATTCGAGACGCGATCGCGGCTGTAGATTTACCCACGGTTGAGGTGCACCTCAGCAACATCTATCGGCGCGAGGCCTTTCGCCATCACTCATATATTGCCCCAGTCGCTATCGGTCAAATTAGCGGTTTGGGAACGGATAGCTACCTGTTGGGGCTACAAGCTTTGGCGAATTACCTGCGCCGTTCGCCATCTTAA
- a CDS encoding competence/damage-inducible protein A: MAAEVICVGTELLLGEILNTNSRFLGQQLAKLGIPHFYQTVVGDNPQRLKNAIAIACQRSSILIFTGGLGPTPDDLTVATLAEFFEVPLEERGEVLEDIQRKYTARGRSMSESNRKQALLPQGAEVLPNPLGTAPGMMWQPQPGLAILTFPGVPREMERMWHDTAVDFLRSLGWGQEAIYSQVLKFWGIPESTLAEKVADLLAMDNPTVAPYASMGEVRLRISARSASEAEALQLIEPVSQKVREMAGSHYFGSDEETLPAVVVRQLQERGETVAVAESCTGGGIGATLTEVPGASAVFLGGTIAYSNEVKRHWLQVSPEDLQTQGAVSAPVAEQMALGVRGSFGSHWGVSVTGIAGPGGGTLEKPVGLVYIGLAAPDGRVKSIQHRFGENSQRNWIRHASVRYAIDHLRRAMLSG, encoded by the coding sequence ATGGCAGCGGAAGTAATTTGTGTCGGAACGGAATTGCTGCTGGGAGAGATTCTCAATACCAATTCTCGCTTTTTGGGACAGCAGCTAGCAAAGTTGGGTATTCCCCATTTTTATCAGACGGTGGTGGGGGATAATCCCCAGCGGTTGAAAAATGCGATCGCGATCGCTTGCCAGCGCAGTTCAATTTTAATTTTTACCGGTGGTTTGGGACCCACCCCAGACGATTTGACGGTAGCCACCCTGGCAGAGTTTTTCGAGGTCCCCCTAGAAGAACGGGGGGAAGTTCTGGAAGATATCCAGCGCAAATACACAGCCCGCGGGCGTTCCATGTCTGAAAGCAACCGCAAACAAGCGTTGTTGCCCCAGGGAGCAGAGGTACTGCCCAATCCTTTGGGAACCGCCCCGGGGATGATGTGGCAGCCGCAGCCGGGGCTGGCGATTTTGACCTTTCCCGGGGTGCCGCGGGAAATGGAGCGCATGTGGCACGATACGGCGGTGGATTTTTTGCGATCGCTGGGTTGGGGCCAAGAAGCGATCTACAGCCAAGTGCTGAAATTTTGGGGGATTCCCGAATCGACTTTGGCAGAAAAAGTGGCGGATTTGCTAGCCATGGACAATCCCACAGTTGCCCCCTATGCCAGCATGGGAGAAGTGCGGTTGCGGATTTCCGCGCGCTCGGCGAGCGAAGCCGAAGCACTGCAACTCATCGAACCGGTTTCTCAAAAAGTACGCGAAATGGCCGGTTCCCACTATTTTGGCAGCGACGAGGAAACCCTGCCGGCGGTGGTAGTGCGGCAGTTGCAAGAGCGCGGGGAAACAGTTGCCGTGGCGGAATCCTGTACTGGTGGGGGGATTGGTGCTACCCTGACGGAAGTGCCTGGTGCCTCGGCAGTGTTTTTGGGGGGAACGATCGCCTATAGCAACGAGGTCAAACGCCATTGGCTGCAAGTCTCCCCAGAAGATTTGCAAACCCAGGGCGCGGTTAGTGCTCCCGTAGCCGAACAAATGGCGTTGGGGGTGCGAGGCAGTTTCGGCAGCCATTGGGGCGTGAGCGTGACGGGTATTGCCGGTCCTGGAGGCGGTACGCTAGAAAAACCGGTGGGATTGGTGTATATTGGGTTGGCAGCGCCCGATGGTAGGGTCAAAAGCATCCAACACCGTTTTGGGGAAAATTCCCAACGCAACTGGATTCGCCACGCCAGCGTGCGCTATGCTATCGACCATCTGCGCCGGGCCATGCTGTCTGGGTAG
- a CDS encoding adenylate/guanylate cyclase domain-containing protein — translation MLQVATFWQAKLSRKIVLWIFASILAIETAIFIPSYFRRQRELLSQLEEVTAILVNWLANAQTTANLEPMLLAKVESNFQKTAISGIAIYRKNGEQIQILGEKPEISWQELQGEQIVRQLHWYEQRYDIGWSHNYLGVDYNLIIRHDASDIERALIFYTIRIAILVILISVFVTLVMMVVLGVTAIAPILGLRNDLQAAASALNKQRQQVNFYSSSMRSNDELGEVMAAFQEMFDRIYTEIEQRKAVENSLREEQEKSERLLLNIFPEPIAERLKQGQQTIADEFTEVTILFADIVGFTELSTRVPPEKLVMMLNDIFSRFDRLTEKWGLEKIKTIGDAYMVVGGLPTHSDQHAQAVAEMALAMQQEMQQFASKYQEACQLRIGINTGPVVAGVIGMKKFIYDLWGDTVNVASRMESHGVAGGIQVTASTYECLREDYHLEKRGKIAVKGKGEMVTYWLLLRKSDRISPP, via the coding sequence TTGCTCCAAGTCGCAACTTTTTGGCAGGCAAAACTATCCCGGAAAATTGTTTTGTGGATTTTTGCCAGTATTTTGGCCATCGAAACCGCCATTTTTATCCCTTCTTATTTTCGACGCCAAAGGGAATTGCTTTCCCAGCTAGAAGAGGTTACAGCGATTTTGGTAAATTGGTTAGCTAACGCGCAAACCACAGCCAATTTAGAACCCATGTTGCTTGCCAAAGTGGAAAGCAATTTTCAAAAAACAGCCATCTCGGGAATTGCCATTTACCGCAAAAATGGCGAACAAATTCAAATTTTGGGAGAAAAACCAGAAATTTCTTGGCAAGAGTTGCAGGGAGAGCAAATTGTTCGCCAACTACACTGGTACGAACAGCGTTACGATATTGGCTGGTCCCACAATTATTTGGGTGTAGATTATAATTTGATTATTCGCCACGATGCTAGCGATATAGAACGAGCGCTGATTTTTTATACCATTCGCATTGCGATTTTGGTGATTTTGATTTCAGTATTTGTCACGCTGGTGATGATGGTGGTTTTGGGGGTAACAGCGATCGCGCCGATTTTAGGACTACGCAACGATTTACAAGCGGCTGCTTCTGCTTTGAACAAACAAAGACAGCAAGTCAATTTCTACTCTAGTTCCATGCGAAGCAATGACGAACTGGGGGAAGTGATGGCTGCTTTTCAAGAAATGTTCGATCGCATTTATACTGAAATCGAACAACGCAAGGCTGTAGAAAACTCCCTACGGGAAGAACAAGAAAAATCCGAACGTTTGCTTTTAAATATTTTCCCCGAACCCATTGCCGAACGCCTCAAACAAGGGCAGCAAACGATTGCCGATGAATTTACCGAAGTAACGATTTTATTTGCCGATATTGTGGGTTTCACCGAACTTTCGACGCGGGTACCACCAGAAAAGTTGGTGATGATGTTAAACGATATTTTTTCTCGATTTGACCGTCTAACGGAAAAGTGGGGATTGGAAAAAATTAAAACCATCGGCGACGCCTACATGGTAGTTGGTGGTTTGCCTACTCATTCCGACCAGCATGCCCAAGCTGTGGCAGAAATGGCGCTGGCGATGCAGCAAGAAATGCAACAGTTTGCTAGCAAATATCAAGAAGCTTGCCAGCTGCGAATTGGTATCAACACCGGTCCTGTGGTTGCTGGGGTAATTGGCATGAAAAAATTTATCTACGACCTGTGGGGAGATACGGTGAATGTGGCTTCTCGCATGGAATCCCATGGGGTTGCTGGTGGTATCCAAGTAACTGCAAGTACCTACGAATGCTTGCGAGAGGATTACCATTTGGAAAAACGCGGCAAAATTGCTGTCAAGGGAAAGGGAGAAATGGTCACCTATTGGCTGCTGCTCAGAAAAAGCGATCGCATTTCTCCCCCATAA
- a CDS encoding MraY family glycosyltransferase, which yields MPQEIYHLVAFLVSNLVVLWSTPLVKHIGMASGYVDLPNRRKVHQQPIVRLGGISIFVGTLVALLMVWWMGGFVDAQGNLLGPKAEYEIWGVTIGGLAFFIIGLADDLFNLSPFTRLLLQTVVALLAWTVGVRIEFISNPLSGGLLMLPDWLGAVVTAVWLVGMANAINWIDGVDGLAAGVSGIAAVVMLVVSLFMEQPAAALIAAALAGGALGFLRYNFNPAQIFMGDGGAYYMGFTLAGVGVIGLLKGTAVTAVLLPYVILALPIADMSTVIISRLKSGKSPFLADRSHLHHRLLAAGLSQRLTVLFMYALTLWLGGLALAFSGVPSGRAYALAATLLLIYTSWKVWQRVRCQRNREQGTPGKNESKNRK from the coding sequence ATGCCTCAAGAGATTTATCACTTAGTTGCTTTCCTAGTATCCAACCTGGTGGTACTCTGGAGTACCCCCCTGGTGAAGCATATCGGTATGGCCAGCGGCTATGTAGACCTGCCCAACCGGCGGAAAGTTCACCAACAACCCATCGTACGTTTGGGGGGCATATCCATTTTTGTGGGTACCTTGGTAGCTTTGCTCATGGTTTGGTGGATGGGGGGATTTGTCGATGCCCAAGGAAACCTTTTAGGTCCAAAAGCCGAATATGAAATTTGGGGCGTGACCATTGGCGGTCTCGCCTTCTTTATCATTGGTCTGGCAGACGATTTATTTAATCTATCTCCGTTCACCCGTTTGCTGCTACAAACCGTTGTGGCTCTTTTGGCTTGGACGGTGGGAGTACGGATTGAGTTTATTAGCAATCCACTTTCGGGGGGATTGCTCATGCTTCCCGACTGGCTGGGGGCAGTGGTGACAGCCGTTTGGTTGGTGGGAATGGCCAATGCGATTAATTGGATTGATGGGGTAGATGGATTGGCAGCTGGGGTATCGGGAATTGCGGCGGTGGTGATGCTGGTGGTGAGTCTGTTTATGGAGCAACCGGCAGCCGCCTTGATTGCTGCGGCTTTGGCTGGTGGGGCTTTGGGATTTTTGCGCTATAACTTTAACCCCGCCCAGATTTTTATGGGAGATGGGGGCGCGTACTATATGGGATTTACCCTGGCTGGGGTCGGTGTGATTGGACTGTTGAAAGGTACTGCCGTGACGGCGGTTTTGCTGCCGTATGTAATTTTGGCTTTGCCCATCGCCGATATGTCAACGGTAATTATCTCTCGTTTGAAAAGCGGGAAATCGCCCTTTCTGGCAGACCGCAGCCATTTACACCACCGGTTGCTGGCGGCAGGACTGTCGCAAAGGTTGACGGTTTTGTTTATGTATGCTTTAACCCTGTGGCTGGGGGGATTGGCGCTGGCTTTTTCGGGAGTGCCCAGCGGTCGTGCCTATGCTCTGGCGGCAACGCTATTGCTGATCTATACCAGTTGGAAGGTATGGCAACGGGTACGCTGTCAGAGAAATCGAGAACAAGGGACTCCTGGCAAAAATGAAAGCAAGAATCGCAAGTGA